A stretch of DNA from Spirochaetota bacterium:
CGACCGTCTCTTTCTTGCTGATGCGTTTGAGCGTTTCATCGCTCGCCGATTCAACGCCGATCTTGAGGAGCCGCCCGCCCATTTTTTTCAAGAGCAGGCATACTTTGTCCGTGAGCGCTTCCGCGCGCGCGTTCATCGAAATGCGTACTTTGCCGACGAGGTTCGCCTTGAGCATTTCGTGATAGATCTTTTCGGTGTAGTTCTCATCGTAGACGAAGCCGCTCTCGTTGTCGTCGAACACTTCCTTGACGCCGTAATTGTCCACGAGATGTTTTATCTCGGCGACCACGTCCTCGGCGGGGCGGAGCCGATGCGTGCATTTCCACAGCGCATGCTGCCAGACGCAGAAGCTGCAGACGCCCGGGGCCTCATCGTTCCTGCCGCAGCCGCGTCCTGAAAGGATATACGCGACCGGGCGATAGAGATATGCCTCGCCGTATGACCGCCACTGCGTGAGCTCGCGATCGACGAAGGGGAGCCGTGCGAGGTCGTATCGCTTCGCTTTTCCCGAATGACCTTTTTTCCAGTACACGCCGCCGGGGTAGGAGCGTTTGTTCTTTTCGAGCGCGGCGACGAGTTCTTCGCCAATGAAATCGTAATCGCCGCCGGTGATGATGAAATCGGCGGCGCATTTTTCAAGCGATTCTTCCGGGAAGAAGGAGACGTGATCGCCGAGCAGGATGACCTTTTTTTTTGGCGACGCCTTCTTAAGCGCGTTCACATACTCCCAGATGGCAGGCATGAGCGGCGCCTTCGTTTCGAGGAATAGCACATCGGGCTTGAATGCAGCGAGTTTCGCCTCGAAGCGCTTCATCGACATGCGCGTATTGATGCCGTCGAGGAAGAGGACGCTGTGACCGGCGAGTTTGAGCTTTGTGGCGAGGAGTCCCATGATGACGGGGAAGATGCGCACTTCGAGCGAGCGCGAATATTTGAATTGACGGTTCTGCGAGAGAAGCGGATATTGTCCGTTCTTCCTGAACGGCGGGTAGACGACGGCGACTTTCAAACGATACTCCTTACGTGGTCATGGCTATTCTATGGAACGAGCCCTGTTTTGTCAAGAAAAACAGCCGAGCGCTGCGGGCTGTCAGCGGCGGCCGACGCGGCGCGGATCCTTCCTGTCCGTATCGGCTTTGACGCCTTTTCGGAATTCC
This window harbors:
- a CDS encoding radical SAM protein, translating into MKVAVVYPPFRKNGQYPLLSQNRQFKYSRSLEVRIFPVIMGLLATKLKLAGHSVLFLDGINTRMSMKRFEAKLAAFKPDVLFLETKAPLMPAIWEYVNALKKASPKKKVILLGDHVSFFPEESLEKCAADFIITGGDYDFIGEELVAALEKNKRSYPGGVYWKKGHSGKAKRYDLARLPFVDRELTQWRSYGEAYLYRPVAYILSGRGCGRNDEAPGVCSFCVWQHALWKCTHRLRPAEDVVAEIKHLVDNYGVKEVFDDNESGFVYDENYTEKIYHEMLKANLVGKVRISMNARAEALTDKVCLLLKKMGGRLLKIGVESASDETLKRISKKETVAEIENGIRKAKDYGLRVLLTNMVGYPWETDDEVKASYDRLKRLMSYKTRFGDSLQASIVVPYPGTPLYREAVRNKWLLVKPKDYEKFDMSIDVLKTQIDTTTWCRKFWAIQTHPIYLLRSFLTIRSFSDVSIALRGVVSLIGHLRDY